From Polaribacter haliotis:
CTTTAGTAAGATCTAATTCTTTTATATGTGTATATTTCATAATTATTTTTCGTTGAAAAGCCATTTGATAGCCTTTGGGAATTCTTTGCGCCAATGAACTTCGGAATGATTTCCTTCTTGATTTATTGAAAAATGAAAATCGATATGATATCCTTTAATCATTTTTTCTTTAATAATTCCACCTAATTTTAATGCATTTGGTAGATGTTCTTTGCTTTCTTTTCCACCAGAATATAAATATATTTTAGCTTCTTCTAAAGGCATAAAACTTTTTGTATTGTCGAATATTTTCTTGGAAATCCATAAGCTTGGAGAGAAAATCATTAGTTTACCAAAAATTCTTGGGGCAGATAAACCTGCATATAAACTAATTAAACCACCCATAGAACTTCCACCAATTCCAGTATTTTCGAAATCGGTTAATGTTCTGTATTTTTTATTTACATAAGGCAGTAATTTTTCAATCATAAATTCGATATAAAAATTTCCTTTGCCTTCTCCAAAACGTGGATGATAATAAGGTAGATATTCCGAAATTCTTTCTTCTTCTCCATGGTTAATGGCGATAATAATAATATCTGCCAAACCTTGTTCTGCCAATTTCGTCAAAGATTTGTCTATTGCCCAATCTCCATATTGCGCCATTGGATTAAATAAATTCTGTCCATCTTGTAAATATAATACAGGATAATGTTTATCTGTTTCGTAGTAATTGTGAGGTAATAATGCCGAAATTCTTCTGGTCGCGTTTAAATGCGGAATTTCATAAGCTTCTTCAATCGTCTCTATAATGGGATTAAAATCCGTCAATGTCATGTGCTATGTTTTATAGCGTCAAAAATACGATTTTGCACATTTAAATACCACATATATTAGATATGTTTATAAACAACAAAAACCTCATTTTTTTAGATAATTTATTACACCAAATTAGGGTTTTATAATTTGTAGATATGGGTTATGTTCTTTTATAATTATATTTTAGTACAAGTTAGAATTACTAAAATATTTGAAATTCTATTTGTTATATACGCATGTTGTGGGTAGTTTTTATTCGGTCAACTATTTCCGATGTCACTTTATTAAAATTAGAATTCACTTCATTTTTAAATTCACTATTAGCATTATTTCCGTCAATATTGTTTGCTCCCCATTTATAAATTTCAATAACTATCGGAATTAATTCAATTCCTTTTTCTGTTAACGAATACAGATATGAAGATTTATTATTCCTATCAACTTCTTTTTTTACAATATCATTTTCAAGTAGTCGATTTAATCTGTCAGTAAGAATATTTGTAGATATTTTTTCAACTGTTACTAACTCGTTAAAGTGTCTGTTGTTAAAGAAAATAAAATCTCTTAAAATTAGTAAAGTCCATTTGTCTCCAAAAATGTCAAGCGATAAGCTAATTGGACAGTCCGACCTTCTTTCAATCTGTTTCATATGCAAATATATAAAAATGCACTTGTAAAATAAAAGTACTTTTATATATTTGCACTTGTAATTCGCAAGCACTATTAATATTTTAAAATTAAATTATGTCATACACAACAATGGTTTCGATTAATGGAACTACACAACAAGTATTCAATGCTATTTCACAACACGTCCAAAAATGGTGGGGAAATACAGATAATTCAGTTTCTTCAGTTGGTGATGAATTCACAACAAGTTTTGATAGTACTTATTGGAAGTTTAAAATCTCCGAATTTGAACCAAATACAAAAATTGTATGGAAATGTATTGAGGCTAAACATATTCACAACGGTTATGATGGAATTGAAAAAGAGTGGGAAGGAACTCTTGTTGAATGGGTTTTGGAAGAAAAAGGTCAAAACGAAACAATTCTAAATTTCGCACATAATGGATTAGTTCCTGAGTTAAACTGTTATGAAATTTGTTTTCCGGCTTGGGAAAGATTTGTAACTCAAAGTTTAAAGAGTTTTGTTGAAACTGGAACTGGAATGCCTCATCTTTCTTAAATTACCCACAACGGTTTTGTGTATGATTTGTGGCGTGTTTAAGCAACTAATTTAGCAAATAAAAACCGAATAGAAAATCCGCGAGGATTTTCGTAAGTAGGCGAGAATTAGCCATTAATTATACACGTTGTTGTCTAATTATTATATTCAATTTCTTTAAAATTCACTTAAACCCTTATAAATAAAGGCTTTTGTTGTTTTGTGCAATGCAAAATAATGTAATAAAATACATAAAAAAGCATTGTTTGTTGTACCAAATGTTGTACCTTAGTATTGGTTTGCAGTCTATTGCACTACTTATAAATCAATATGTTATGGCTTCAATTAAATTAATTTTAAAAAAAGATAAGATTGATAAATCTGGTAAAGCACCTCTTTATCTTAGAGTAATAAAAGACCGAAAAACTAAATTTATTTCTTTAAGCTTAAAATTAGAGCCTAACGAATGGGATGAAGAAAAGCAAAAAGTAAAGAAAAATCATAGTAATTCTACACGACTAAATAAATACATCTCTCAAAAGGTTGCAGATGCTCAGGGGCAAATAGCAGATTTAGAAACTAAAAATCAATCAACATCGGCAAGAAAATTAAAAGAAGCTATCAAAGGTAAACCTTTAGTTAATTTCTTTGAGTATGCATACAACCGATGCGAAAAACAAAAAGACACTTTAGCACTATCAACATATAACAACTATAAAAACTACTTGAAAAAGTTTGAAAAGTTTATAGGTCATAAAGAGTTAATGTTCGATGATATTACGGTTACGACATTAAAAGATTATGCAGGTTACTGTAGCACCACTTTAGGTAACAATAACACGACGATAAACTTTTCTTTAAAGATTCTTAACCTAATGTTTAAAGAAGCGCAGAGAGAGGATTTAATACCGTTAAATCATTTTCCTTTTAGTAAGTTTAAAGTCAAGAAAGCAAAAAGCACAAAACGTTTTTTAACTACCGAACAGTTAGAAGCTTTTATTAAATTAGAGGTTTCAGATAAAGCAAAGGCACAAATTATAAAAGATATGTTTCTGTTTTCTGTCTTTTCAGGAGGTTTAAGGTTTGGCGATATAATAGAATTAAAGTGGAATAATTACAATGCTAAAACGCATAAAATAACTAAGACAATACGCAAAACAAACAGACAGCATAGTATTAGAATTGGTCAAGTTGCAATTGATATTTTAGAAAAATATAAAACTGAAAATGTAAATCAAAATGATATAATATTTCCTTTCGCAAATATTGATAGCGATTATTTTACAGACCGAGAACAAAGAGCAAAAGTAGTAAGACAAGCAATAGCATTAAGCAATATGTATTTAACTAAAATGGGTAAAATTTTAGAGCTACCATTTTCTTTAACCTTTCATATTAGTAGACATACATTTGCTACCAGAGCATTAAATAATGGTATGAGAATAGAACACGTATCTAAATTAATGGATCATTCCGATATTGGAATAACACAAGTATATGCAAAAATTATAAGTAGTGAATTAGATAATGCAGTAGATAAATACATCAATTAAAATATGTTTAACAAACCAATTAATAACATAGTTAAAGAGCATTTTAAAATAATGCGTAAAACAGCAAAACAGAAAGCTGAAAAGGATTTTAAAGTAAACATACTTGAAAAGATTGATGGTTTAGACGACTTTCAAAAATTAAAACTATGCGTTGCTGAAGATGATAAGATTAGATTATTAAAAAATGAAGATAAACATCCTTACTATATCAATAATAGCGATGATTGGTTACTAACCCAATTTGCAAATCGATATTTTTTACTAAATGTTGATGAAACAGAAGAGTTTATTCAATCAGTATATTTAGGTGATTATGGTAGTTTAATTTTTAAAGAGATAGATAGATTAATAAAGAAAATTCCAAAATTAACTTATGAAGATTTTATAGCTGGTGTTCAATGTGAATATCTTGAAACTTTCGAATTTTATTACAATATAGAAAAAGAAGACTACTATGAAATTTCGAAATGGCAAATGAATGTTTTGTTAGATATAGTTCAATATGATGTGCTTAATGTTATTAGGGATTACCAGAAGTATTGCAAAACAATTGATAATCCAATTAACTTTATAACAAACGAGCTATCTATTCTTGAAGAAGAAGTTATTGAAACAATAACTGATGCTACTGCTTTAAAACAAATTTTATCAAAATTATATATTTTCAAGAATAATGATATTAGCAAATATGATAATGATTTACTATTAGAAAATTATCCTTTGTTTTTTAATGATGAAAATAATTATAGAAAGCTAAATCCTGAAAATTTAAAAGAGCCTTTAAACAATATTTCTAACGATGTTAAAAATATTATCAGTAATGAGCTTACTTTATTTTATGTTTTAGATACTGTATTAAAATGGATGAAAAGCATAATCAAAGGGAAGTCCTTGCTTGAGCCTTTTGAATATATAGATTTAAAAAAGAAAATTGATGAAGTTAAGGGAGAAACAGAAAATGAATATCAAAAAGAAATTGAGGAATTAAATGATTTTTGTTTCAATAATGAAGCTATTACTTCCGAACAGAAAAAGGAATATTTAAGAGCTAAATTTGAAGATGAAATTGATGCTTATAATAAAATTAAAGATAAAAGAATATTCTTCTTTCTTAGAGATGAAAACGAAAATTTATTGCTTGAGAATTTAAGGTTCAGTTATATTATCAATGATTCACTTGATGAAGTATTAGATGAATTAAAAAAAGCATATAGGATTTTAAATGTAAGTTGGGAAATATCAAGTATATTTTTTGAATTGTTTGATAGTAAAACAATGTACTATAAAAAAGATTCTGGTTCACATCTTATGATTCATTCACTAATGAATGATATGGTGTTAGATAAAGATGATTATAATGAATTACATTCATCAATGGATAATTTTTTTGAGCGATTACAAAATGATTCCGTTCCATTAGATATTCATTTTGTAAATCATCGTAATATATACATACGCTTATTTGAAAAATGTATTTCAAGACTTCAAGAAGTATTAGATAATGCTGAGCCTAGTAATAAAGTACTGTATATTCAAACACGATTAAAAGAGTTAAGACAGAGAGAATTAAGGTTCAGAACTATTTCAGAAAGAAATGAAGAGTTTGAAGATAAAGAAGATAAATACCCAAATCTATTTAAAGAATTTTTATCCATAGAAGCAGAATTTATAAAAGAAACAGTTCAAATAAGTCCTATTACTTTTTTACCCAATCAAACAAAATCTATATCATTAGTAGTAGAAGAAACAGATAGTTTTAAAACATTTGTAAATCAGGAAAAGCAAGATTATATTCTAAAAATACTTGAAGATTTAGCAATTACAAAAGATGGTGTATATAATTTGGGAGACAGAAGTAAAGGAACTATAAGAGGAGTAATTGAAGCTTTAAGAGAAGAACATATCATTCCAAAATTGAGTTTAAAAAAGTTGTGTGATATGGTAGCTAATCAAATTAATTTAGTGTTAAAATCAAAATTGGATTGGTCAACTACATCAGATAATTACAAGAAAAAGGCAAAACAATACATAAAAGACAATCCATTTCATTAAAATACAGTCAATAAAAGGTCTTATAAGGTCAGCCTTATAAGTACTTATCCAGAGCTTAATATTTGTTGCAGAAATAATTAGTAACATTAAAAATTAAGTAAATGGAAGCAGTAATTTTAACAGCAGAACAGTACAACAATTTAGTATCAAGGTTAGACAAATTAAACTCTACAATAGAGTCTAATCAAAAACCATCAAAAGAAACTTTTCTCGACAATCAAGAGTTTATCCAGCTAATGCATATTAGTAAAAGAACAGCTCAAACTTGGAGAGATGAAGGTAAAATATCATTTTCTCAAATTGGTAGTAAAATCTACTACAAGATGAAAGATGTAGAAGTCTTACTAGATAAAAACTACAATAAAGCCTTTAAAAGTAAAAGGTAGTTATTTTGTATGATACTACAAAAATAGTAAAGCTTATAGATAAACTACCAAAAGAAGCTGTTACCAGAGCTAAAGAACCTTTTCATTGGAATAATTGTTTGTGGTTACCACGTTTTAATAAATATGGTGAAGTAACTAACTATGAATCTAATATACTCAATTTAAAGCTCTGGTTAAGGGGTTCGGAACTAACAATTTGTAATAGTTTACAAAAGTTTTATATGAAAAATAATTACCAAGTATTTACATTTAATCAAGTACAGGAAGCTATTTATAATTTAGATGCATATTTTGATTTTGACCTACTTAGCGCAGAAGTAAAAAAAACCGCAATAGCAGTAGTTATAAGTGAAAATGAAGACAATACCTTTAGAAATTGGTTAGAATACAAAGGAAATAAGCCAATATTGATGCGTAATAGCACAAGAATATATGGTGCTCATTTTAAAGGCACAAACTATAATATTAAAGGTTATGATAAAACGTATCAAACAAAGGCAGAAAGTAACACAAAGTTATCTGAAAGCTTAATCCGTTTTGAGTTAGAAGCAAATAGTAGGTATTTTAATAATCGTAAACATCCAATTGGTATTTATACAGTAGCAGATTTAGTAAATAAAAGTAAGTTTGATGCTTTGGCAGATGAATTATTAAATATCTACGATACTATAAAGAAGCAACCAATAATTAATTATCAAAAATTAAAACCTAAAGAAATATTATTGTTAGGTGCTATGAAAGATAAAGACAGTTTTAATGGGTTAAAAAAATATCATAAACACTCTTTTAAGTTGTTAAGAAAAGACTATTCTAAATTATTAGATAGTATCGCTGATGTTGAGTTAGAAAATAGCATTAGAAGAAAAATTTTAGAACAGATTAATTACTGTAAAAACAACTAATCTTTTTCAACTTGTAATATACCCTAAAACAGGG
This genomic window contains:
- a CDS encoding alpha/beta hydrolase codes for the protein MTLTDFNPIIETIEEAYEIPHLNATRRISALLPHNYYETDKHYPVLYLQDGQNLFNPMAQYGDWAIDKSLTKLAEQGLADIIIIAINHGEEERISEYLPYYHPRFGEGKGNFYIEFMIEKLLPYVNKKYRTLTDFENTGIGGSSMGGLISLYAGLSAPRIFGKLMIFSPSLWISKKIFDNTKSFMPLEEAKIYLYSGGKESKEHLPNALKLGGIIKEKMIKGYHIDFHFSINQEGNHSEVHWRKEFPKAIKWLFNEK
- a CDS encoding winged helix-turn-helix transcriptional regulator produces the protein MKQIERRSDCPISLSLDIFGDKWTLLILRDFIFFNNRHFNELVTVEKISTNILTDRLNRLLENDIVKKEVDRNNKSSYLYSLTEKGIELIPIVIEIYKWGANNIDGNNANSEFKNEVNSNFNKVTSEIVDRIKTTHNMRI
- a CDS encoding site-specific integrase, producing MASIKLILKKDKIDKSGKAPLYLRVIKDRKTKFISLSLKLEPNEWDEEKQKVKKNHSNSTRLNKYISQKVADAQGQIADLETKNQSTSARKLKEAIKGKPLVNFFEYAYNRCEKQKDTLALSTYNNYKNYLKKFEKFIGHKELMFDDITVTTLKDYAGYCSTTLGNNNTTINFSLKILNLMFKEAQREDLIPLNHFPFSKFKVKKAKSTKRFLTTEQLEAFIKLEVSDKAKAQIIKDMFLFSVFSGGLRFGDIIELKWNNYNAKTHKITKTIRKTNRQHSIRIGQVAIDILEKYKTENVNQNDIIFPFANIDSDYFTDREQRAKVVRQAIALSNMYLTKMGKILELPFSLTFHISRHTFATRALNNGMRIEHVSKLMDHSDIGITQVYAKIISSELDNAVDKYIN
- a CDS encoding helix-turn-helix domain-containing protein, translating into MEAVILTAEQYNNLVSRLDKLNSTIESNQKPSKETFLDNQEFIQLMHISKRTAQTWRDEGKISFSQIGSKIYYKMKDVEVLLDKNYNKAFKSKR